CCAAATGATTGGTCCTGTTTCATATTCTACGAATTCTCCGTTTCTGTCGACACATTTTCCGTTACTTTCCATATCTCCTTGCTGAAGATACGCCGCAAATCTGTCTAAATACTGAGAGTATGGTAAAACTGCATGGCTTGTTGCTGCATAAAAATTACGATACCAAATCCCCAATAATCCCATTAAAACAGGAACGTTTTCAGAAAAATCTGCTGTTTGGAAATGTTGGTCAGTATTTTCTGCTCCTTTTAATAATTGTTCAAAATTTTCATATCCTACAGAAAGTACAATACTTAATCCAATGGCACTCCACAGTGAATATCTTCCACCAACCCAGTCCCAGAATTCGAAGATGTTTTCTTCTGCGATTCCGAAATCTTTAACCGATTGAACATTAGTAGATAAAGCAACAAAATGTTTTGCCACATCTTCCTGTTTTCCTGCTTTTAAAAACCAGTCTTTTGCAGAATTTGCATTCGTCATTGTTTCTTGAGTCGTAAATGTTTTCGAAGCAATGATGAATAAAGTGGTTTCAGGATTTAAGTTCTTCACCACTTCAGCGATATGATTTCCATCGACATTTGAAACAAAATGAACATCTAATCTTGTTTTAAAATGTTTCAATGCAGAAACTACCATCACAGGCCCCAAATCTGAACCTCCGATTCCGATGTTTACCACATCTGTGATTTCTTTTTCGCTAAAACCTTTGTGCTCTCCTGAAATAATTTTTTCAGAAAAAGCTTTCATGTGATTTAAAACTCTTTTGATTTGAGGCTTAATATTTTCACCGTCAACCAAAATTTCCTTATCAGAAAAATCTCTTAATGCCGTATGTAAAACCGCTCTTCCTTCAGTTTCGTTGATTTTATCACCCGAAAACATTTTAGAAATAGCATCCTTCAACTGACATTCTTCTGCAAGAGTCAAAAGAAGTTCTTTTGTTCTAGAATCGATTAAGTTTTTAGAATAATCGAATAAGAAATTGTCTTTTTTAATAGAAAACTCTTCAAAACGGTTTGGGTTATACTGAAAAAGACTTCTCAGTTCAAAATCATTGTTTCCAAAATGTTCGTCTAGAGCTTTCCAGCTTTGAGTATGAGTAGGATTTATTTTAGATAGCATATTTAGCGTTAGATTAAAGGTTTTTTAGAAATTTATTTGAATAAAATTGTCTAAAATCCCCGTTGATAAATTCTGATTTGCAAATTTACGGAATTTTCGTGCAATGATGTTAATTGAGGATTAAAAATCGTTTTGAAGTCATTCTATGTAAATTCAAAATTTAAATTTTACCCGAAAAAATAAAACCTCCACAAAATGCAGAGGTTGGAAAAATCTATGTGGATAACCATAAGGTTAGGATGCCAAGTTTACTCTTCGTGGGCTTGAATTGATTTTTTATTAGACTTATTTTTTCTGTAAAAATAAAATGCAATACCTGCAATAATTATAATGGGCCAAATCGCTACCAATCCAACAAGAATTTTTTGAATTAAATAAAACCCTTCTACAAAAGCATTTTTTGCATCATAGATAAAATTGAATTTGTATTTATTATCGATGTTTTTTGAGTTTGTAACAGCAATTTCTGCAATTCTAAGTTTGGGTTCTTTAATAAAAAGGTCAACGGTGCTGTATTTCAGATTGTCGGTCACATCAAGATTTGCCAATTTCTGTTGATTTTCTTCCGACATGTTTTCGTCACTCATTTTCACTTTATCTTTTGTGGTTTTGAGTTCAGAAATATTCTCGCTGGTTTTCTTTATTCTTTGTCCTTCCATTTCAGCATATTTAATGCTTGATGTCACATCTTCTGCATTGATAATTCTAGAATTCAGGAAGAGTTTTTTATCATTAATTAAGGTTAAAAGTTCGCCTAATTTTGCCGTAGGAACTCTTACCTGCAGTGTGTTTTCTGTCTGATATTTTTTCACCAGCATCGCTTCTTCATTAGAAGTATTATAAGTGTCTTCTGAAACAACTCTGCTTTGCAAATTACTATGAGTAACAAATCCGCCAAGTTCCTGTACCGATTTTTCGATAGAAATGGTTGCATCATACACGTCTTTTACTTCCATGTCAACATTTGCTGTTTTGATGAATTGCTTGTCTTTCACAGACATGGTTGCAACTGAGGAGACACTGTCTGAAGTATTTAATACAGCAGAATCTGCAGATGTTGATACTTCGTAATCACTTGTGGTTGCCTCGCCTTTTTTACATGAATAAATTCCTAATAAAAGTACGGTTGCGATGGTTAATCTGATGTGCGTCGTTTTCATGATATTGATTTTTAATGTTTTTGCTTCATCCAAAGTTCCAGCAGAATCGTTTGTAATGTTTGAATATTGCAGGTAAATATTTTGTAAATAATTATTTAATTTAAATATTTGAAATTGAGTGTTTTGTAAAAATGCTTAAACAGTTTAAGAAGTATTTCGGATTGATTTTTGCTGATGTTTTACAAATTAAACCACAGAAATAATATGTCAAATACTTTTTCCAAAATCAGAAACGCTATAGAATTATTCCGATCAATAGATTTTGATCAGTTAAGTGCTATTTCTCAAAAGGTAGATTTGCCAAAACTGATGCAGAGTTTTTCTAAATTAGATAATAAACAGTTGCAGGGTTTGTCTAAAATGCTTGATCCCAACAAAAAAAGAAAAGAACTTCCGCCTATTGATGGTGATTTCTACGATATTTATCATACGTTGACTCCCGAACAAAGAGAAGTACAGCTGAAAGTAAGAGCATTTATGGAAAAAGAAGTTAAACCTTTAGTGAATCATTATTGGCTGAGAGATGAGTTTCCACATGAGCTGATTCCGAAATTTCAAAAGCTGGATATCTGTGGTGTGACATATGAAGGTTACGGTTGCAAAGGCATGCCTTTTTTAATGGAAGGAGTGATTGCGATGGAAATGGCAAGAATTGACGCTTCAATTGCAACATTTTTCGGGGTACAATCTGGTTTGGCAATGGGCTCCATTTATATTTGTGGTTCTGAAGAACAGAAGCAAAAATGGCTTCCTCAAATGCAAAAGTTCGAGAAAATTGGAGCTTTTGGATTGACTGAGCCTGAAGTAGGTTCTGGAGCAGCAGGAGGTTTAACGGTTACCTGTAAAAAAACTCCTGAAGGTTGGATTCTAAATGGCGAAAAAAAATGGATAGGGAATGCAACGTTTGCCGACATCATTATTATCTGGGCAAGAGATTTAGATGATGGAGAAGTGAAAGGTTTTATTGTTGAAAAAGATAATCCAGGGTTTTCAGTTGAAAAAATTAAAGGAAAAATGGCGCTTCGAATTGTGCAAAATGGATTGATTACATTAAAAGATTGTTTAGTGACTGAAGAAAACCGTTTGCAAAATGCCAATTCATTTAAAGATACTGCAAAAGTTTTGAGAATGACCCGAGCCGGAGTTGCTTGGATGGCGACAGGTTGCGCAAGAGGAGCTTACGAGAGTGCTTTAGCTTACACAAGAACACGAGAGCAGTTTGGAAAGCCGATTGCTTCTTTTCAAATGATTCAGGGACATTTAGTAGAAATGTTGTCGAATCTGACGGCGATGCAGACGATGGTGTTCAGGCTTTCTGAAATGCAGGATGAAGGGATTTTAAAGGATGAGCACGCTTCTTTAGCTAAAGTTTTCTGTACGATGAGAACGAGAGATGTTGTTTCCAGAGCACGAGAAGTGATGGGCGGAAACGGAATTTTACTAGAATATGATGTGGCGAGATTTGTTGCCGACTCAGAAGCTATTTATTCTTATGAAGGAACAAAAGAAATCAATTCACTGATTGTTGGTCGGTCAATTACCGGTTTCAGTGCATTTGTATAAAAATAAATGGTGAATGGTCAATTCGCTTTGCTTGTCAATTTTTGAAATTCACTTGCGAAATCAAATTCACTATTCACCATTGACTTTTCTATTTCAGTAAATCCCGATATTTTTCTTTGTTATCGATAATTATCCAAAGGTTTATTAAAAAAAGAACTCCTGCAATAGACATTCCCATTGTAGATTTATCCATCATAAAATTATGAATTACAATTCCTACCATGACGGGTAAAATAACAATAGCACCTAAAGCTCTAGTTTTTGGAAAGATAAATAATAAACCGCCAATAATTTCTACAATACCCACTAAAGGCATCAACCAGAAGATTTTTCCAAACGCTGCAAAAAGTTCCATTTGCTCGGGGCTTGGTTTTTCCATGGGCATGTAATTGAAGAACTTGTTTAATCCTGCATTAATGAACATTAATCCAAACAAAAGGCAGATAATAAGTTTAATAATTTTCATAATGTTATTTTTCATTAAAATTAAATAAAATTCTATTTCGTTATGAAAAAATCAAATAATTATTAAAATGGAAGAAAATTATTCATTATTTATTACCAATTACTCATGCCCTAATCCATTTCCTTTAAAGTAATGTTTTTAGAGATTTTGTAAGATTTTTTCTTTTTATGAGGCTTTTCTTCCTCACCCAGTAATTTTCCCCAAGGTTTTAAACCATCAACTCTTTCAAAAATAATTTTGATGATGGCAATTGCCGGAATACAAAGAAACATCCCCGAAATTCCCCAAAGATGCTCGCCTAAAAGAATTCCGATGAAAGAAAACAAAGCGTTGATTTTCACCTTTGAACCCACTACAAAAGGAAGGACGATATTTCCGTCGATGGCATGAACGATTACATAGCCAATCGCTACATAAACACAAGTAGAAACTGTACCTGTTGCAAATGCGATAAAACACGATACTAAGAGTGAAATTGCAATTCCTATATAGGGAATAACGTTTAATAATCCGGTTAAGACACCCAGTAAAATAGCATACTTTACTCCTAAAATAGTAAGGACTGTTGTTGAAAGTACAGAAACAATAATTACCTGCAGGCAAAGTCCTATGATATATCTTTTAGTCATGATTCTTACTTCCGAAACGACTTCCTGAACGCTTGCTTTATGTTTTTCGTTGAAAACATTAACGATGAAATTATTTAAAATTCGTCTATAATTTAAAATAAAGACAAAAAACAGAATAAAAAACGCTAAAAAGCCCAAACTCGTAGAAAAAACACTAAAAGTAAAACCTAAAATAATTCCTGATGAAGATAAAAGCTTGCTTAAACCTTGGTCTAAATAATCGAGTTGCTCATTAATCTTCACATTAAAAGTCTGTGATACCCAATTTTGCAGATTATGAAAAACCAAATTAAACTGTTTGCTGAGATGTGGAAGGTCTTTGCTGAAACTTGATAGTTGTGAGCCGAAGAAAAAAATCATTCCAGTAAGAATAATCAACATCATCATTACCGAAATAATTGTCGAAACAGACCTTGGAAAGCTTAATTTTCGCTCCATAAAATTAGCTAGCGGTAAAAAAAGCATAGCCATTAAAAATGCTAAAAAAAATGGTGCTAAAATGCTTTGCCCCAGTTTAATAAGATAACCGATTCCGATGATGGAAATCACTGCTAATGCAAGTTTTAGAAGAAATGGAAGTTTTATAAAATTCATAATTGATAATCTGCCGTATAAAAATAATAAAACCTCACCGTTTTCAGATGAGGTTTTACGTTTATTGTTGAAAATTTATTTTTCGATTGCTAGTTCTAGTACTTCTTTCATCCAGTTGACGTAGTTTACTTTCAGATTTTTCAGGTAGTCCTGTTTTATTTCTTCTACGTCTTTTCTGTTGGCTTCACAAAGAATCACTTCTTTGATTCCTGCTCTTGTTGCAGCGAGTAGTTTTTCTTTAATTCCACCTACAGGAAGTACTTTTCCTCTTAGTGTAATCTCGCCGGTCATGGCAAGATGAGGTTTTACTTTTTTGTTTTTAAAAGAAGAAACCATAGAAGTAAGCATGGCAATTCCCGCAGAAGGTCCGTCTTTTGGTGTTGCTCCTTCTGGTACGTGAACGTGGATGTTTTTCTTTTCTAAATCCTCTTCACTGATTCCTAAATCTTCATGCTTTGCTTTGATGTATTCTAGGGCAATTGTTGCAGATTCTTTCATTACCGTTCCCAGATTTCCGGTCATCGTAAGATTTCCTTTTCCGTTGCTGGTAATACTTTCAATGAATAAAATATCTCCACCTACACTCGTCCATGCCAATCCGGTTACTACTCCCGGAACATCTGTTAATTCAGACAAGCTTTTTGGTCTTGGAACACCTAAAATTTCGTCAACTTTATCAACGGTAATTTTAGCATCGTATTCTCTTTCCAAAGCGGTTTGCAAAGCAACCCAACGTGCGATAGCAGCAATTCTTTTTTCTAAAGTTCTTACGCCACTTTCCGAAGTGTGTGCCTCGATAATATGTTTTAATTCAGGATTTCCAAGTTTGAATGACTTTGCAGTCAAACCGTTTTCTTCCTGTTGTTTTTTTATTAAATGTCTCTTGGCGATTTCAATTTTTTCCTCTAGAGTATAGCCTGCAATCTGAATGATTTCCATTCTGTCTAAAAGCGGAGTCTGGATGGTAGAAAGTGAGTTAGCTGTTGCTAAAAACATCACTTTAGATAAATCATAACCCATTTCTAAGAAGTTATCATAGAAAGAGCTGTTTTGTTCAGGGTCAAGTACTTCAAGTAATGCTGAGCTCGGGTCGCCGTGCATTCCTTTTCCTACTTTATCAATTTCGTCTAAAACAATCACTGGGTTTGAAGTTCCCGATTTTTTAATAGACTGAAGAATTCTTCCCGCCATTGCACCGATGTAGGTTTTTCTATGACCGCGAATTTCGCTTTCGTCATGAAGTCCGCCCAAAGAAACACGCACGTATTTTCTTCCCAAAGCATCGGCAACCGATTTTCCGAGAGAAGTTTTACCAACTCCTGGAGGGCCTACCAAAAGTAAAATTGGCGATTTCATGTTATTTTTTAATTTTAAAACAGCCATGTGTTCTAAAATTCTTTTTTTAATATCTTCTAAACCAAAATGAGCTTTATCTAAAACTTTTTCAGCCTTTTCTATATCAAAAGTATCTTTTGTGAAAGTTTCCCAAGGTAAATCTGTAAAGAAATCTAAATAGTTTCTCTGAACATTATAATCCGGAGAATTAGGATTCTGACGCTGTAGTCGAGCAATTTCTTTTTGGAAATGTTCTTCTACTTCTGGTTTCCAGTTTTTGTCAGCCCCTTTTTTTACTAAATCTTCAATATCGCTTTCAGGGCCGCCTCCCAATTCGTCTTGGATGGTTCTGATTTGCTGATTTAAGAAATATTCTCTTTGTTGTTTGTCTAAATCTTTAGAAGTTTTTTGATGAATTTGATTTCTCAATTCCAATTTTCTGAAGTCCTCATGCATCATTTCGTAGCACTTATTGGCTCTTTCCATCAGACTTTTTTCTTCCAAAAGCTTTTGCTTTTCCAAGTAAGGAAAATTAGCATTTGTACTCACAAAATTCAACAAATCTTCGTTGTTGCTGATGTTTTTTATAGCAAAGTTGGCCGCATTCGGAATATTAGGGTCTAGCTCAATGATTTTTAGAGCTAAATCTTTAATGTTTTCCAACAACGCTTCGTATTCCTCTTTATTTTTAGGCTTTGTATCTTTTAATTTAGTGATTTCAGCTTTAAAATAAGGTTGAGAATCTACAACTTTTTTAATTTTAAATCGATGAAATCCTTTGGTAATAGCGGTAATATTTCCTTCCGGAAGTTTAATAATCTTAATGATTTTCGCTAAAGTTCCTGTGTGGTAAAGGTCTTTCTCGGTAGGCTGTTCTACATCAGATTTCTTCTGGCTTACAATTCCGATGTAATCACCGTTTTGTTGTGCTTCTTCAAGTAATTGTATAGAGGTCTTTCTTCCTGCAGTGATAGGAATTACAACATTCGGAAACATCACCATATTTCTTACAGGAAGTATAGGGAAAATGTTTTGCTCAGAGCTTTTCTCGTTATCTATATCCAAATCAGAAAGGTTGATTTCTTCAGCTACAATATTAAAACCGTCGCCAAGAATATCATCAAAATTTATATCTTCAAATTCTGTCATAATAAATCGAATGACAAATTGTCATCTTCAGTTTAAGTCGTTATAATGATAATTTACAATATGCTTAGAGAAAGCAATATGTATGAACTGTATATAAAGTTGACAATATTAATGCCATTTGTTAATCAACAAAAAATACGGTCAAAATTTCCATTTTAAGCGTATTTAAATTTTAAAAATTAAAAACACCACTTATATTTCTGTAATTTCTTAAAAATGTGTATTTTCGCACACTGATATAAAAACTATATTTACAAAATGGCAATTTTAGGACAGATTAGGAGTAGACCTTGGCTTTTGATGGGAATGATCGCATTGGCGCTTTTAGCGTTTTTGGTAAACCCGGAAAGCCTTGATAAGGTTTTTGGTAAAAACCCTGATGTTTTAGGAAAAGTAAATGGTGAGAAAATTACTCGTGAAGAGTATAATGACCAGCTTTTCGTATTACAACAGCAAGCGGATCAACAAGGGCAGCCGAAAAATGGTCTAGAAGAGCAGGCTTGGCAATTATTGGTGCAATCAAAGTTGGTAAAACAACAATTTGAAAAAATGGGCTTTGAAATGACAGATGATCTGTTTTGGAATCAGCTTCAGTTTGATCAAATGTTTGCGCAAAACCAACAGCTTTTTGACGAAAAAGGTAATTTCAAACTCCAGGAATTAAAAAAAGAAATTGAAACCCTACAGAATACAAACCCTGAAGGATACAATCAATGGTTGAAAACTAGAAAAACTATTGAGTACAGAATTATGGCAAGACAGGTTTTTGCTAATGTTTCTGCAGGTATTACTACAGGTAAAAAAGAAGCTGAAGAATTGATGAAAGAAAGAGATCAGCTTGCTGATATCGATTTTGTGAAAGTTGATTACGCTTCTTATCTTCAGAAAAATAAAATCAAAGTTACGACTGAGGATTTAGCAAACTATATCAAAGCGCATACGGTAATGTTTAAAACAGAGCCAAGCAGAAATTTAGGAATTGCATTTTTCCCTTCTCAGCCTAGTCCTGCGGATGAAGCTGCTGTACAGAAAGAAATTACTAAAATATTTTCTGGAGGTACTGATGCAAGTAATGGAAAAGAAAATTTCCAAAATACAACCAATGATTCAATGTTTGTAATGGCAAATTCAGATATGCCTTACAACAATACATATGTTCAGGCAAATCAAATGCCTCAAGGGTTACAAGGGAAAATCGAAACTGCAGCAATTGGTCAGGTTTTCGGACCTTACAAAGAGCAGAATCTTTATGTATTATCTAAATTAATAGATAAAAAACCTTCTGATTCTACCTTGTCAAACCATATCTTAATCGCTTACAAAGGTGCTGAAAGATCGACAGCGACAAGATCTAAAGAAGAAGCTAAGAAAATTGCTGACAGCTTAATGGCTGCGATTAAAGCAAACCCTGCGAAATTTGCAGAAGGTCTTAAGCTTTCTGATGAGCCAGGTGCTGTTGAAAGAAAAGGTAGTGTGGGATGGACGACTCCTCAAAGTCAGTTTGCTCCAGGATATTTAGCATTTTTGGCTAATAACCCTAAAGGTTCTACAGGTTTAGCTGAAACTGAATTTGGGTATCACATTATCAATGTAGAAGATAAAAAAGCTGGAACAATGGGCTACAAAATTGCTCATATTGTAAAAACAATCAAACCTTCTGAAGCTACAGAAGCTGAAGTTGATAAAAAAGCAAGAAGATTTATCCAGCAAATTCAAGGGAAGTCTTTCAACGATTTTGTGAATATTGCTAAAAAATCAAACTATCAATATTCTAATGCTAAATCAGCAAAAAGATTTGATGGTCAGCTTCAAGGTTTAGGAACTGATAAAGATGGTGAGATCATTGCTTGGGCTTTCGATAAAAAGAGAGAAAAAGGTGATACAGAATTCTTTACTGTAGAAGGAACCGGAGATAAAGTGGTTGTTTACTTAAACGGAAAACAAGAAAAAGGTCTTGCAGATCCAGAATCTGTAAGAGATCAGATAGAAACAATCGTTCAAAATAAATTAGCTGCTAAGCAGATTTCTGAAAAAATCGGTACTGCAGGTAGTTTAGATCAGGTTGCTACAAAATTTGCTACTACAAAACAATCTGCACAGGTTAATATGCTTAACCCTTCTGTAGCAGGTTCTATGGAGCCTAAAGTTGCAGGTGCTGCATTTGGTATCGCAAAAGGAAAAGTTTCAAACCCAATCGAAGGAGGTACAGGTGTTTATGTTATCGTTAAAAAGAATGAAACGATTAATAAGCAACCAGGCGATGTAAAACAATTTACAGAGTCAGTTACTCAAAGAAATGCAGGAATGTTTGGTCAATCTTGGTTAAAGAGCTTGCAAGACAATGCAGATATCGATGATTACAGAATTGAAATCTGGAGTAAAATGGGAAATCAACAGTAGGATTTTAATCTGAAAAATATAAAAGCGCCAAAGTAATTTGGCGCTTTTTTTGTATTTAACCCACTGCATTAAAGAGAAACATTAATTTAAAATGTGCTATATTTGCTACATTAGAAAAAATTTACCAAGTGAAATTCAGTAAAGAATTAAAGGCTGGTTTAATCGCGATTTTAGCTATTGTTGGCTTCGTGATTTTATTTCAGTTTATGAAAGGCAGAAGCCTTTTTACTACCGACAATATATTTTACGCAAAATATGATAATGTGGAAGGACTTACGCAGTCTTCTCCAGTTTCCATTAATGGTCTGAAAGTAGGGCAGGTTGATAAAATCATTCCTCAGACGACTAGTGACGGAAAAATACATTTCATCGTAAAGGTTACCGTAGATAATAATTTTGAGTTTTCAAAAAACTCTAATTTAGAAATTTTTGAGCCAAGCTTAATGGGCGGTAAAGAAATGAGAGTAAATCTTTTTTATGGTGGTCCTACTGCAAAAGATGGAGATACTTTAAAAGGGGCTTTCAAATTAGGAATGATGAACAGCCTTTCTTCACAAGTAGGTCCTGTAAAAGATCAATTACAAACTGTTTTGCATAGAGTAGATTCTTTGATGGCCAATGCTAATCAGGTAATGAATGCTCAAAACAGAGAAGAAATCAAAGTATTGCTTCACAACCTGAACAAAACGGTAGGAGCATTAGAAACTACAGCAGGAAGTGTAAACAAATTGGTTGGTAACAACGATCCTAAACTTCAGAAAGTTCTTGATGAAGCTAGTTTAACCATGAAAAGTGGTAAAACAACTTTAGATAAATACGGAAATCTTGCAGAAAGTATCGATACAAAACAACTGAATCAAACAATTGCCAATTTAGATCAAACTGTTGGAAAGTTAAACGGTGTGATTTCGGGTATTGACAGAGGTGAAGGTAGTTTAGGAAAGATTATGAAAGATGATCAGTTATACAATAATCTGAATTCTGCATCAACTAATCTGAATTCATTGCTTGAGGATATGAAAGCCAATCCTAAGAGATACATTAATTTCTCAGTTTTCGGTAAAAACAGTAAAGACTAAACATCTACTCTATGCAGTATCTTGATAATGTAATTTTTCTGATCTTACTGATTGCTGGTTTTGGGCTTTTTGGAAAAAGTCTTCTGAAAATCTACAGAAACATCAGGTTAGGACGAGAAATAAACCGCAGCGACAGAAAATCTGAACGTTGGGAAACCATGGCGAGAGTTGCTATGGGACAAAGTAGAATGTCAGCAAGGCCTGTAGCAGGTATTTTACACCTTTTTGTGTACGTTGGCTTCGTGATTATTAATATCGAATTGATCGAAATTATCGTTGACGGAATCTTCGGAACTCACCGTTTTCTAGCGACAATTTTCGGACATACTTTCTATAATTTTTTCACAGCAACTTTAGAAGTGTTAGCACTTTTAGTAATCGTTGGGGTAGTGCTTTTCTTTATCCGTAGAAATTTCTATGGAGTGAAAAGATTAACAATGAAAGAACTTTTCGGATGGCCGAAAAACGATGCCAACTGGATTTTAATCATTGAGTTTGCTTTAATGATGGCTTTCTTTACCATGAATTCTTCAGACTTCATTCTACAACAAAGAGGAGTTTTGGCAGCACATGGAAGCTTTCCGATAAGTGAAATGACTCTGGTTCCGTTTTTAGAAATTTTCAGTTTTGACAATATATTTTTAGAAATTGTTGAAAGAGGAGCTTGGTGGTTCCACTTCATAGGGATTCTGTTCTTTATGAATTACCTTTATTATTCTAAACATTTACATATCATTCTTGCGTTTCCAAGTACTTGGTATGCTAATCTTGATTTGTATGGAAAATTCAATAACCTTGAATCGGTTACCAAAGAAATAAAATTGATGATGGATCCTAATGCTGATCCTTACGCAGCTCCGGCTGAAGGTGCTGAAGAAGCTCCCTCAAAATTTGGTGCTGAAGATGTTTTTGATTTGAACCAGGTTCAGTTGCTGAATGCCTATTCTTGTACAGAATGCGGAAGATGTACCTCTGTTTGCCCTGCCAATGTAACAGGTAAAAAATTGTCTCCTAGAGCTATTTTAATGAAGACGAGAGACCGTTTGGAAGAAGTAGGTAGAAATATTGATAAAAACGGAAAGTTTGAAGACGATGGTAAAAAATTGTTGAACGACTACATCTCTAAAGAAGAACTTTGGGCTTGTACTACTTGTAACGCTTGTACTCAGGCTTGTCCGATACTTTTAGATCCGCTTTCTATTATTTTCGAAATGAGAAGATTCTTGGTGATGGAGCAATCTGCAGCGCCACAGGAATTAAATCTGATGATGACGAATGTAGAAAACAATGCTGCTCCTTGGCAATACAATCAGGCAGACCGTCTGAACTGGGCAAAAGACTAATTAATTTAACAATGTAGAAATGTAACGATGTAACAATCATTGGTAAACTGTTACACTGTTATATTGATAAATTTGAAACTGATATGGATTTCACTATAAAAACAATGGCAGATTATGCTGCCGAAGGAAAATCTCCGGAAGTTCTTTTCTGGGTAGGTTGCGCTGGAAGTTTCGATGACAGAGCCAAAAAAATAACCAAAGCATTCTGCAAAATTTTAAATAAAATAGGCGTTGAATTTGCTGTTTTAGGACAGGAAGAAAGCTGTACTGGTGACCCCGCAAAACGTGCCGGAAACGAATTTGTTTTCCAAATGATGGCAATGACGAATATTGAAGTTCTGAATGCTTACGAAGTTAAAAAAATCGTAACGGCTTGTCCGCACTGCTTCAATACACTTAAAAATGAATATCCTAGTTTAGGTGGAAACTATGAAGTCATTCATCATACTCAATTTTTAAAAGAATTGATGAATG
The sequence above is a segment of the Chryseobacterium turcicum genome. Coding sequences within it:
- a CDS encoding DoxX family protein, which gives rise to MKIIKLIICLLFGLMFINAGLNKFFNYMPMEKPSPEQMELFAAFGKIFWLMPLVGIVEIIGGLLFIFPKTRALGAIVILPVMVGIVIHNFMMDKSTMGMSIAGVLFLINLWIIIDNKEKYRDLLK
- a CDS encoding AI-2E family transporter, translated to MNFIKLPFLLKLALAVISIIGIGYLIKLGQSILAPFFLAFLMAMLFLPLANFMERKLSFPRSVSTIISVMMMLIILTGMIFFFGSQLSSFSKDLPHLSKQFNLVFHNLQNWVSQTFNVKINEQLDYLDQGLSKLLSSSGIILGFTFSVFSTSLGFLAFFILFFVFILNYRRILNNFIVNVFNEKHKASVQEVVSEVRIMTKRYIIGLCLQVIIVSVLSTTVLTILGVKYAILLGVLTGLLNVIPYIGIAISLLVSCFIAFATGTVSTCVYVAIGYVIVHAIDGNIVLPFVVGSKVKINALFSFIGILLGEHLWGISGMFLCIPAIAIIKIIFERVDGLKPWGKLLGEEEKPHKKKKSYKISKNITLKEMD
- a CDS encoding DUF4349 domain-containing protein encodes the protein MKTTHIRLTIATVLLLGIYSCKKGEATTSDYEVSTSADSAVLNTSDSVSSVATMSVKDKQFIKTANVDMEVKDVYDATISIEKSVQELGGFVTHSNLQSRVVSEDTYNTSNEEAMLVKKYQTENTLQVRVPTAKLGELLTLINDKKLFLNSRIINAEDVTSSIKYAEMEGQRIKKTSENISELKTTKDKVKMSDENMSEENQQKLANLDVTDNLKYSTVDLFIKEPKLRIAEIAVTNSKNIDNKYKFNFIYDAKNAFVEGFYLIQKILVGLVAIWPIIIIAGIAFYFYRKNKSNKKSIQAHEE
- a CDS encoding acyl-CoA dehydrogenase family protein, giving the protein MSNTFSKIRNAIELFRSIDFDQLSAISQKVDLPKLMQSFSKLDNKQLQGLSKMLDPNKKRKELPPIDGDFYDIYHTLTPEQREVQLKVRAFMEKEVKPLVNHYWLRDEFPHELIPKFQKLDICGVTYEGYGCKGMPFLMEGVIAMEMARIDASIATFFGVQSGLAMGSIYICGSEEQKQKWLPQMQKFEKIGAFGLTEPEVGSGAAGGLTVTCKKTPEGWILNGEKKWIGNATFADIIIIWARDLDDGEVKGFIVEKDNPGFSVEKIKGKMALRIVQNGLITLKDCLVTEENRLQNANSFKDTAKVLRMTRAGVAWMATGCARGAYESALAYTRTREQFGKPIASFQMIQGHLVEMLSNLTAMQTMVFRLSEMQDEGILKDEHASLAKVFCTMRTRDVVSRAREVMGGNGILLEYDVARFVADSEAIYSYEGTKEINSLIVGRSITGFSAFV
- the pgi gene encoding glucose-6-phosphate isomerase; translated protein: MLSKINPTHTQSWKALDEHFGNNDFELRSLFQYNPNRFEEFSIKKDNFLFDYSKNLIDSRTKELLLTLAEECQLKDAISKMFSGDKINETEGRAVLHTALRDFSDKEILVDGENIKPQIKRVLNHMKAFSEKIISGEHKGFSEKEITDVVNIGIGGSDLGPVMVVSALKHFKTRLDVHFVSNVDGNHIAEVVKNLNPETTLFIIASKTFTTQETMTNANSAKDWFLKAGKQEDVAKHFVALSTNVQSVKDFGIAEENIFEFWDWVGGRYSLWSAIGLSIVLSVGYENFEQLLKGAENTDQHFQTADFSENVPVLMGLLGIWYRNFYAATSHAVLPYSQYLDRFAAYLQQGDMESNGKCVDRNGEFVEYETGPIIWGEPGTNGQHAFYQLIHQGTELIPADFIAYAKSPNKVSDHQDKLLANFFAQTEALAFGKNEEEVEEELQASGKSEEEIDFLLNYKVFHGNTPTNSIIFNELTPFSLGQLIALYEHKIFVQGVIWNIFSFDQFGVELGKVLANKILPELENTEAISSHDSSTNGLINYYKSNK